In Lycium ferocissimum isolate CSIRO_LF1 chromosome 7, AGI_CSIRO_Lferr_CH_V1, whole genome shotgun sequence, the sequence AAAGTACGCCCAATTCTATTTGGAACTGGGTCAGTCTGATTTTTTATTACATGCTTGTACTGTCTGTGGCTTCAAGTATGCTAAAGGTGATGAAGGGGATGAAAAGTTTCACAAGACGTTTCACAAGAATTATACGCATGGTATTCCATTTAAGGTAATTCAGCAACTGAATCTagtatttcaaaattttccgttgTGCTTGATGAAATACAGTTATTAAAAGGTTAGAGTTCTATCTTATCGAGCTTTGATAAAATGTCCAGGGTTGGCGGTATGAAAAAATTCTTCGAATTCCTTCACTGGAAATTGGACGAATTATCCTGGTGCTGGACGATGACCCTCCTCCTCAGAGAAACAAGGTTTACATATATGATTTGGTTATACATGAAAAAACATATTTTGATTTCCACAATTGATATTTCTCTAGTCAAATCATGTTAAACATTGTTCATAGAATTAGAGAGAGTGTGATATTGACAGGTACAGGAAGTTGTGAAGATGATGGAGATGGAACTTGGAGATGGGTGGATATATCATCAGCTATGCAAGGTTTCTTTCTGTTGCTAAGAAATTTATAGTCATCGAAAGCAAACTTCATTGTTGAAAGTTTTCCATTAATCAGTATCGAATTTCAACTGTCCAGCTTCCAACTCTCTGCTACGTTCTATTTTATTAACTTGAGTTTTAAGTTGCTTGATTTCAATGAGGCTTCTTAATCATCCTATACCATTGAATGGTTGTTCTCAAAATTGATGAATAATTTTTGTGAGGATTTCTCCCTTTGTGTGGTGGTTATGGGACAGGCTGAGATTGACTAGCTTTGTGAATGAAGCTCTGAAATATTTGTCTTGTTAACAGGTGTATCTGTTTATATCTTCTCAAAGAATATCTGGATGTCTGGTAGCAGAGCCCATAAAGAAGGCGTATAAGATTCTCTCAAGACCAGAAGACAGCAGGTGTGATGTTTCACCTGAGAAGGAAGCAAGACGGACTTCAACCACACTCCAATTTGGGGGAGTGAGTTTCCAGAGGGAAATGGTTAGAAGAAATCAATCAACCAAAAGCCGTGAAGAGCCCGATGAAAGTGTCAGTGGAGTAGTCTTGTGTGAGAAGGAAGCTGTATGTGCGTTATGTGGCATTAGAGCTATTTGGGTTACTCCCTCCAACAGAAGAAAACATATAGCCAGCTATTTGCTGGATGCTGCTAGGTAACACCATTTACTTATGGTTCCTTGAAGTTTTTCATTGAAAATATGTTGCATggttaatgaaaataaaatctCCTGACAAAATTCAAACTGTTGGGGTTCAAACTTGTAATTGCTCCTTAGTTTCCATTGGAaacgaaaaatttcatgtctgAGAAACGAGATCACTGGGAAAGGGAAAAAGGCGACTATCACTCGATCCAACAAACCTAGTTCTCATATGTTGAGTAGTCTGATGCTCTGACTTGACTAGTGTCTTTGTGAACTTGTAGCTGAATTCTTCTTTACTTTCACATAATTTATGAAAGGGGTCCTGGTATGCAAGTATTCGCAAAGTCAGAATGGTGTACTCCATCTATGTAGTATGAGAAGATCCTGCCACAGTGTACTCCATATATATTGCTCCACACTGTAAAGACTACACAGTTTTTAAGtctactttatatatatacacaaatatgttaccttctcaaaaaaaaagggtagtAACTATTCTCTTTAAATTAAACTCCGTTTTCACTATTTGCAGTCTGGAATGTTAAAGGTCAACATATTTTTTCATTGCCTATGATTTCCGTTTAGTCTGAACTTGTTTCTCGTTCTTCAATTCAGGGAAAGTTTTTGCAAGGATTTAGTTCTTAAACGCTCAGAGTTAGCCTATTCTCAGCCAACCTCAGTTGGAAGGGCCCTCATCTCCAATTACACAAGCAGTCACTCATTCTTGGTTTATACACCTTCTGATGTGTAGTAAGGATTTAAGAAATAGCATGTTAATTTTTTTCAGCCAAGTATATTACAGTTAGTCTAGTAATTTACTGGATAATCCATCTATGTTCATGCGCGCAAAGCTATTAATTTATTTGTATTAACTGGAGCAAACAAAGCTATTCTTACCCAGTATAATACAGGGTTAACATAAGAATCTTGCCAAGCTCTGTTACATGTGTTACGCTGAATCTATTAtgttactcccttcgtcccaatttaGGTGGCActgtttgacttggcacaaagtttaagaaagaaaggaagacttttgtaatttgtggtctaaaacaaaccttAAGACATTTGTGCGGCTAGAAATcattcattaagggtaaaaagagatttttaaagttaagttatttgtaattatagaaatgtgacattcttttttgggACGGAATAAAAGGAAAGTGtgcacataaattgggacagagggagtaataatctTCTTGCTTGCAAGAAAACATCAGATTTCTTGCAGATGATTGTATATCCTTAACTGGACGATTACATGGCTCCATGCAAGAATCAGTTTTCTCTAAATTAAATGCATCTTTGATATCAATGACTAGGAGCATAACACCCTTAATTGTATTCTGAAAATATGATTGATTATTCCTTGTTTGACCTCTAAGGCAATTGCCTCCCATAGGCAGTTCACTGTTCATATAGCACAAAATCATTCTCTTTAAACATGTTTATATCTTAGAAATTTGCTGTTGCTGTATTCGACCAGTTGAAATTCTCATTGCTTTAGTCCTATTAAGGTTCTTTTATCTCCTGTTTGTCTAAGCGATAGAATTACTTGGTAC encodes:
- the LOC132065064 gene encoding protein CHROMOSOME TRANSMISSION FIDELITY 7 isoform X2, translating into MQSKINSFFKPSSSSPTPKSEDPSQCCSVEFDYGRVQPEIVVTYQRRPQNSIGETNGASTGETSMEIDLENVVPNLEVAKSGKVLNKKRKYAQFYLELGQSDFLLHACTVCGFKYAKGDEGDEKFHKTFHKNYTHGIPFKGWRYEKILRIPSLEIGRIILVLDDDPPPQRNKVQEVVKMMEMELGDGWIYHQLCKVYLFISSQRISGCLVAEPIKKAYKILSRPEDSRCDVSPEKEARRTSTTLQFGGVSFQREMVRRNQSTKSREEPDESVSGVVLCEKEAVCALCGIRAIWVTPSNRRKHIASYLLDAARESFCKDLVLKRSELAYSQPTSVGRALISNYTSSHSFLVYTPSDV
- the LOC132065064 gene encoding protein CHROMOSOME TRANSMISSION FIDELITY 7 isoform X1, producing the protein MARFSYDSYNIKQVKGEKAERISKKRRNRSMQSKINSFFKPSSSSPTPKSEDPSQCCSVEFDYGRVQPEIVVTYQRRPQNSIGETNGASTGETSMEIDLENVVPNLEVAKSGKVLNKKRKYAQFYLELGQSDFLLHACTVCGFKYAKGDEGDEKFHKTFHKNYTHGIPFKGWRYEKILRIPSLEIGRIILVLDDDPPPQRNKVQEVVKMMEMELGDGWIYHQLCKVYLFISSQRISGCLVAEPIKKAYKILSRPEDSRCDVSPEKEARRTSTTLQFGGVSFQREMVRRNQSTKSREEPDESVSGVVLCEKEAVCALCGIRAIWVTPSNRRKHIASYLLDAARESFCKDLVLKRSELAYSQPTSVGRALISNYTSSHSFLVYTPSDV